The proteins below come from a single Triticum aestivum cultivar Chinese Spring chromosome 5D, IWGSC CS RefSeq v2.1, whole genome shotgun sequence genomic window:
- the LOC123125927 gene encoding uncharacterized protein, with translation MSSSRRINRVVLRKHVPIFDAEEKEQENAILARATKDWAGVKDGSWILDQFSLDAHLVEPPELSTLYVRAKIEARERGIKCIFESMAENFILMRLLLGDRDYGLVYDGAKNTLSLLPRVPGANTNYFMACLMTPTVFPVPFELLERPAVLPRKDGSYDLLNVGFFWERYDGGWQWSGRGILFRWSSRGPAEWTKQVARLSPQIRLPREHPERPLHEADVVFTFKGKVFWADLLHGAIVCDMISAGTRDDDHVELDLPEECQGRDFWNSCPNPKEHRTMGPVRDSIKFISIVTADGETPRDNTRPADVVLRSWTLAPDLRSWTRDDDMELPLTLLLESEAYKCQGLPVAVPQHPYLKPDEEGVLYLSLGDYYVDKRRRPRLCMKVEYLISIDMRRKSLLFHSHIKDGFAPPKGKMNRLL, from the coding sequence ATCCTCGCCCGCGCGACCAAGGATTGGGCGGGCGTCAAGGACGGGTCCTGGATACTGGACCAGTTCTCCCTCGACGCGCACCTCGTCGAGCCGCCGGAGCTCTCCACCTTGTACGTGCGTGCCAAGATCGAGGCCCGGGAGCGCGGAATCAAGTGCATCTTCGAGTCCATGGCGGAGAACTTCATCCTCATGAGGCTGCTGTTGGGCGACAGGGATTATGGGCTCGTCTACGACGGCGCCAAGAACACGCTCTCGCTGCTCCCCCGCGTCCCCGGCGCCAACACGAATTACTTCATGGCCTGCCTCATGACGCCCACGGTCTTTCCTGTGCCCTTCGAACTCCTGGAGCGGCCCGCCGTCCTGCCACGCAAGGACGGCTCCTACGATCTGCTCAACGTGGGGTTCTTCTGGGAAAGGTACGATGGAGGGTGGCAGTGGAGCGGGAGGGGCATTCTCTTCCGGTGGTCGAGCCGTGGCCCTGCCGAGTGGACGAAGCAGGTGGCGCGTCTCAGCCCGCAGATCCGGCTTCCGCGTGAACACCCCGAGCGGCCGTTGCACGAAGCAGACGTGGTCTTCACTTTCAAAGGGAAGGTTTTCTGGGCCGACCTTCTCCATGGCGCCATTGTCTGCGACATGATCTCCGCCGGTACCAGGGACGACGACCACGTGGAGCTGGATCTCCCAGAGGAGTGCCAAGGGCGTGACTTCTGGAACAGCTGCCCCAACCCCAAGGAGCATCGGACCATGGGCCCAGTCAGGGACTCCATAAAgttcatctccatcgtcactgCCGACGGTGAGACCCCCCGTGACAACACGCGCCCTGCCGACGTCGTGCTGCGGAGCTGGACTCTGGCGCCGGATCTTCGCTCCTGGACGAGAGACGACGACATGGAGCTGCCCTTGACGCTGCTCCTGGAATCGGAAGCCTACAAGTGCCAGGGGCTGCCGGTCGCAGTGCCGCAGCACCCATATCTGAAGCCTGACGAGGAGGGTGTCCTCTACCTCTCGCTGGGAGATTACTACGTCGACAAGAGAAGAAGGCCACGACTATGCATGAAGGTTGAGTATCTGATCAGCATCGACATGCGCAGGAAGTCTCTCCTGTTCCACAGCCACATCAAAGATGGGTTCGCACCGCCCAAAGGAAAAATGAATCGTCTGCTATAG